In Pseudomonadota bacterium, a genomic segment contains:
- a CDS encoding helix-turn-helix domain-containing protein yields MVGRILVKLAEGDPISVSALAAALALPRSSVFACVRALEGAGLVERDGARRVSPGPEAARLGFARHGIGALQGPTAPLLTVLRSDTNASAALILLSDGQEMALVRRRASWDTGETRSVLGLRSLEAQIHRTQDGRRVVVRLRVHPSAKKTDLALAATCLDRVAHALKNALDKGNPSEFQRA; encoded by the coding sequence ATGGTCGGGCGTATCCTGGTCAAGCTGGCCGAGGGTGACCCGATATCGGTGTCTGCTCTGGCGGCGGCGCTGGCCTTGCCCCGCTCGTCGGTCTTCGCCTGCGTCCGGGCCTTGGAGGGCGCCGGGCTCGTCGAACGTGACGGCGCTCGTCGGGTATCGCCGGGGCCTGAAGCAGCGCGGCTTGGCTTTGCACGCCACGGGATTGGAGCATTGCAGGGTCCAACTGCTCCACTGTTGACGGTGCTTCGCAGCGACACCAACGCTTCGGCTGCGCTCATTCTGCTGTCCGATGGCCAGGAAATGGCGCTCGTGCGTCGCAGGGCGTCGTGGGACACCGGGGAGACACGCTCTGTCCTCGGCCTCCGTTCTCTTGAAGCGCAAATCCATCGGACGCAAGACGGCCGCCGAGTGGTCGTGCGGCTGCGCGTACATCCAAGCGCCAAGAAGACCGATCTCGCTTTGGCCGCCACCTGCCTCGATCGAGTCGCTCATGCCTTGAAAAACGCGCTCGATAAGGGGAACCCGAGTGAATTCCAGCGGGCCTAG
- a CDS encoding substrate-binding domain-containing protein has product MAITKKRRPRRRYKRGIDSAIALLKTMGTVSGTCCAAEIAANLDIPHASMHRIARTFAASDILDTSQRGRIGLGPLCDALAQRFEAGARREDEQQLARHSSSSVIGQDGFGLLRHDQACMLTDAGRFRRTPKFRIGFLNAALDSPWRTALVHAVEFGSAKRCELVSSLAVRHAAHDVNRQIADIESLVDGGVDGLVVSALGGERVGPVIARAAERGVPTVLVDRGLPEAIPHTSFVTCDDWMIGRTMARWLAEYLSGEGGVLLLPGDEKAEPAQRRLSGARSVFAEFSGIEILDVQWTAWQRDAGRAAMIEALRRHGDAIRGVWCDSGLQAAGSLMACIDAGGPLCRIPPHTGGDLNLTYKLAVRHRVPLAAVDYPPVMGLRAIEVLLDVLRGRWVPRRVDVATEVVITRGHATTSVRPDLWADEHVRWDLPDELILATGIGQFYNPRAFRVHYRGNRYNRSAALMQELRDGV; this is encoded by the coding sequence TTGGCGATCACGAAAAAGCGCAGGCCGCGCCGGCGGTACAAGCGCGGAATAGACAGCGCAATTGCGCTCCTCAAGACCATGGGGACCGTGAGCGGCACCTGCTGCGCCGCGGAAATCGCCGCCAATCTCGATATTCCCCATGCCAGCATGCATCGCATCGCCAGGACGTTCGCCGCGAGCGATATCCTCGATACCTCGCAGAGGGGAAGGATCGGCCTCGGGCCGCTTTGCGATGCGCTGGCCCAGCGCTTCGAGGCTGGGGCGCGACGAGAGGACGAGCAGCAGCTCGCCCGCCACTCCTCGAGCTCGGTGATCGGCCAGGATGGCTTCGGCCTGCTGCGCCACGATCAGGCATGCATGCTGACCGATGCCGGGCGGTTCCGCCGCACGCCGAAGTTTCGGATCGGATTTCTTAATGCCGCTCTCGACAGTCCGTGGCGCACGGCCCTGGTTCACGCCGTCGAGTTCGGCTCGGCGAAGCGCTGCGAATTGGTGTCGTCCCTCGCCGTCCGCCATGCCGCTCACGACGTCAATCGCCAGATCGCCGATATCGAGTCGCTGGTTGACGGAGGCGTGGACGGCCTTGTCGTCAGCGCTTTGGGCGGCGAGCGCGTTGGCCCTGTCATCGCGCGCGCCGCCGAACGCGGTGTGCCCACCGTGTTGGTCGATCGCGGACTGCCGGAAGCCATTCCCCACACCAGTTTTGTCACCTGCGACGATTGGATGATCGGCCGCACCATGGCCCGGTGGCTCGCCGAATATCTCAGTGGGGAGGGAGGTGTACTGCTGCTGCCGGGCGATGAGAAGGCGGAGCCGGCCCAGCGCCGGCTTTCAGGCGCGCGGTCGGTTTTCGCGGAGTTTTCCGGGATCGAGATCCTCGACGTGCAGTGGACTGCTTGGCAGAGAGATGCCGGGCGAGCGGCCATGATCGAGGCGCTGCGGCGACATGGTGATGCGATCCGCGGCGTGTGGTGCGATTCCGGGCTTCAGGCCGCCGGTTCTCTTATGGCTTGCATCGATGCTGGCGGTCCGCTGTGCCGCATCCCGCCCCACACCGGCGGCGATCTCAACCTGACCTACAAACTGGCGGTGCGACACAGAGTGCCGCTTGCCGCGGTCGACTATCCACCGGTCATGGGCCTCCGTGCGATTGAAGTGCTTCTCGATGTCCTGAGGGGGCGGTGGGTTCCGCGTCGCGTCGACGTCGCAACGGAGGTCGTCATCACGCGCGGGCATGCAACAACCTCGGTTCGACCCGACCTGTGGGCCGATGAACATGTCCGTTGGGACTTGCCGGACGAGTTGATCCTCGCCACGGGGATCGGCCAATTTTACAACCCGCGCGCGTTTCGCGTGCATTATCGCGGCAATCGCTACAACCGGTCGGCAGCGTTGATGCAGGAACTGCGCGATGGCGTCTAG
- a CDS encoding VOC family protein: MASQIFKKNSILHVSLVSNSLDESIAFLTGLFDRKPDRIGGSADPAEANAQYRGGPSRASCRLAVWNFDNMYLEVIEPDKEPSAWRDYLDRHGPGLHHIAFEVSDMPDKIAKLEAKGLPLLQLAEFGGGRGRYAYVDAERQIGAAIELLEWY, translated from the coding sequence ATGGCGAGCCAAATCTTCAAGAAAAACAGCATCCTCCACGTCTCACTCGTGTCGAATTCCCTGGACGAATCGATCGCGTTTCTCACCGGCTTGTTCGACCGCAAGCCCGATCGGATCGGCGGATCGGCCGATCCCGCCGAGGCGAACGCGCAATATCGAGGCGGCCCCTCTCGCGCCTCCTGTCGCCTCGCGGTGTGGAATTTCGACAACATGTATCTCGAGGTCATCGAGCCGGACAAAGAGCCCAGCGCTTGGCGGGACTATCTGGATCGACATGGTCCAGGCCTGCATCATATCGCCTTCGAAGTCAGCGACATGCCGGACAAGATCGCCAAGCTCGAGGCGAAGGGGCTGCCCCTCCTGCAATTGGCGGAGTTCGGCGGCGGTCGTGGGCGCTATGCCTATGTCGATGCCGAACGGCAGATTGGCGCCGCGATCGAACTCTTGGAATGGTACTGA
- a CDS encoding sugar phosphate isomerase/epimerase, whose product MAADKRKPPTQISFQLYSSRKFPPLERQLETLARIGYAAVEPWLPAYDADPAEFRRQIDAAGLACFGFHMSFPGLVDEPQRFMDMARTFGASTLIVPSVPRGERVRDVDGWRRVGDGLRRGAELADAAGLRVAWHNHDFEYVRLADGKRPIDHIFEAAGPTVEFEIDCGWITRAGTSVADELQRFAERITIIQTKDMAPLGTVEEDGWTATGDGIIDWKALWPLFLSTPVEYFVVEHDDPADWARFAERSYRYLKRIIDNG is encoded by the coding sequence ATGGCCGCGGATAAGAGGAAGCCTCCGACACAAATCTCGTTCCAGCTCTACTCATCGCGAAAATTCCCACCCCTCGAGCGGCAATTGGAGACACTTGCTCGCATAGGGTACGCCGCCGTCGAGCCGTGGCTACCGGCTTATGACGCCGATCCGGCCGAGTTTCGCCGGCAGATCGATGCCGCCGGCCTCGCCTGTTTTGGATTTCACATGTCGTTTCCCGGCCTTGTCGACGAGCCCCAGCGGTTCATGGACATGGCGAGGACCTTTGGCGCGAGCACGCTGATCGTCCCATCCGTGCCGCGCGGAGAGCGCGTCAGGGATGTCGACGGGTGGCGGCGCGTCGGTGACGGCCTTCGCCGCGGCGCCGAGCTCGCCGATGCGGCGGGGCTGCGGGTGGCATGGCACAATCACGACTTCGAATATGTTCGCCTGGCGGATGGCAAGCGCCCGATCGATCACATCTTCGAGGCGGCGGGCCCGACGGTCGAGTTCGAGATCGATTGCGGCTGGATCACGCGCGCCGGCACGAGCGTGGCCGACGAGCTGCAGCGCTTCGCAGAGCGCATCACCATCATTCAGACGAAGGACATGGCTCCTCTCGGGACCGTCGAAGAGGACGGATGGACGGCGACCGGTGACGGCATCATCGATTGGAAAGCCTTGTGGCCGCTCTTCCTCTCGACGCCGGTCGAGTACTTTGTCGTCGAACATGACGATCCGGCGGACTGGGCGCGCTTTGCGGAACGGTCGTACCGCTACCTGAAGCGCATCATCGACAATGGCTGA
- a CDS encoding amidohydrolase family protein, which translates to MTAYLFKDVWIWDGERDDRYPGEVLIEGNRIKSVANGADQIGADAAPRVINGNGKTLMPGLVDGHCHLSFVGPTRNQDLGEIPVEEHLLRTCRNATFVLEHGFTSCYSAASAKLRIDVVVRQEIEDGFLAGPRYRAAGPEITVTGGLGDERKAHMHAESFGMIADGPDGIRMAVRLCCREGVDNIKINISGDEFVSTARAEIASMGEIEVATAVEVAHEWSKRVSCHARGAESVKRAVRNKVDCIYHCDFADEEALDMLEGVKDTVIVGPAFGLVHNSVFEGEIAGLSKEIAARMGLPRKLEATCRTYEQIRKRGIKVVIGGDYGFRITPMGQNARDIGHFVKFFGYTPAEAMRCATTVGGELMGHKGELGVIKEGALADILLVNGNPLEDLSLLVGAKAFAMIMKDGRLHRDPGSNWRAG; encoded by the coding sequence ATGACTGCCTATTTGTTCAAAGACGTGTGGATTTGGGACGGCGAGCGCGACGACCGATATCCGGGCGAGGTTCTGATCGAGGGGAACCGGATCAAGTCAGTCGCTAATGGCGCCGATCAGATCGGTGCCGATGCCGCACCGCGCGTGATCAACGGCAATGGAAAGACCTTAATGCCGGGGCTCGTCGACGGGCACTGCCATCTTTCCTTCGTCGGGCCCACGCGCAATCAGGACCTCGGAGAAATCCCGGTAGAAGAGCATTTGCTGAGGACCTGCCGCAACGCGACGTTCGTCCTCGAGCACGGATTTACCAGTTGCTATTCCGCCGCTTCCGCCAAGCTCAGGATCGATGTCGTCGTCCGTCAGGAGATCGAGGACGGATTTCTGGCCGGTCCGCGGTACCGCGCCGCCGGACCGGAGATAACGGTCACCGGCGGCCTCGGCGACGAGCGCAAGGCGCACATGCATGCGGAAAGCTTTGGCATGATTGCAGACGGGCCGGACGGCATACGCATGGCCGTCCGCCTGTGCTGCCGCGAGGGCGTCGACAACATCAAGATCAACATCTCCGGCGACGAATTCGTGAGTACCGCACGCGCCGAGATCGCGTCGATGGGCGAAATCGAGGTCGCAACCGCCGTTGAAGTCGCGCACGAATGGAGCAAGCGGGTGTCATGCCACGCAAGGGGCGCGGAGTCGGTCAAACGAGCCGTGCGAAACAAGGTCGACTGCATCTACCATTGCGATTTCGCCGACGAGGAAGCTCTCGACATGCTCGAAGGCGTCAAGGACACCGTGATCGTGGGCCCCGCCTTCGGCTTGGTGCACAACTCGGTATTTGAAGGCGAGATCGCTGGGCTTTCGAAGGAGATTGCGGCGCGGATGGGATTGCCCCGCAAGCTCGAGGCGACATGTCGAACCTACGAGCAGATCAGGAAGCGCGGAATCAAGGTAGTGATCGGCGGCGACTACGGATTCAGGATCACGCCGATGGGACAGAATGCCAGGGATATCGGGCACTTCGTGAAGTTCTTCGGCTACACGCCGGCCGAAGCCATGCGATGCGCGACGACGGTCGGGGGCGAATTGATGGGCCACAAGGGCGAGCTCGGCGTCATAAAGGAAGGGGCCTTGGCCGATATCCTCCTTGTCAACGGAAACCCGCTCGAAGACTTGTCCCTCCTGGTCGGCGCAAAGGCGTTCGCGATGATCATGAAGGACGGAAGACTCCATCGCGATCCGGGATCGAATTGGCGCGCAGGGTGA
- a CDS encoding sugar ABC transporter permease produces MTTIVGPRHRLGRTTLAPYLFILPFASLFAFFVLAPMLYAAQLSLFRQTIVGGNRFVWFDNYARALVDPDFWDGVSNMLLFGAIFIPTLIAFALAAALILDTDVIRRKSLFRIGIFLPYAIPAVISTLLWGYLYGRNYGPVAQIAKALDLRPPNFLSDGMILPSLANVAIWQSTGYYFVILYAALQSIPTDLADAAAIDGANRWTYAWHVKIPIIAPTISIVLVFAVIGTLQLFNEPYLLRIAAPDVINVHFTPNIYAYGLAFINHQYNYSAAISFAIGALVAILSYLLIWSVSRRSGGKLS; encoded by the coding sequence TTGACCACGATCGTCGGCCCGCGGCACCGCTTGGGCAGAACGACGCTCGCGCCCTACCTGTTCATCCTGCCGTTTGCCAGCCTTTTCGCTTTTTTCGTGCTGGCTCCGATGCTCTACGCGGCGCAGCTCAGCTTGTTCCGCCAGACGATCGTCGGCGGAAACCGCTTCGTATGGTTCGACAACTACGCGCGCGCGCTGGTCGATCCCGATTTCTGGGACGGCGTCAGCAACATGCTGCTGTTCGGCGCGATATTCATCCCGACCCTCATTGCGTTCGCTCTAGCCGCGGCGCTGATTCTAGATACCGACGTGATCCGCCGAAAATCGCTGTTTCGGATAGGCATCTTCCTGCCATACGCCATTCCGGCGGTGATTTCGACGCTCCTGTGGGGATACTTGTACGGTCGGAACTACGGCCCCGTCGCTCAGATCGCGAAGGCGCTTGATTTGCGGCCGCCCAACTTCCTTTCCGACGGCATGATCCTGCCTTCGCTGGCGAATGTCGCGATATGGCAAAGCACGGGCTACTATTTCGTCATCCTCTATGCCGCGCTGCAGTCGATTCCGACCGATCTCGCTGACGCAGCCGCCATAGATGGGGCCAATCGCTGGACATACGCCTGGCACGTCAAAATCCCGATCATCGCGCCGACGATATCGATCGTGCTGGTTTTCGCCGTCATCGGGACGCTGCAGCTGTTCAACGAGCCCTATCTGCTGCGGATCGCCGCGCCGGACGTGATCAACGTCCACTTCACGCCGAACATCTATGCTTATGGCCTCGCATTCATCAATCACCAATACAATTACTCCGCGGCGATCTCGTTCGCCATTGGGGCGCTCGTCGCGATTCTTTCCTACTTGTTGATCTGGAGCGTCTCTCGCCGCAGCGGGGGGAAATTGTCGTGA
- a CDS encoding carbohydrate ABC transporter permease, which yields MTKPGTNAVSFRRTKTLNTIVLSLFLIYSLLPIYYLGISTTKSSRDLYSTFGLWFSSEFHLIANLQELFAYDGGRYLRWMTNSIFYSVASASGATLIASMAGYGLSRYEFAGRRLLVAIVIGAVLIPQTIMVIPIFLMLAKIGLLDSAWGFILPSTVYAPGVYLMRGYIDQSVPMELIEAARMDGANELTIFARIALHLMSPGLVTVFLLSFVHCWNSYFLPLVVFTSADKFPINVGLPIWYQYATQGSGGSSGQGLFTLILTGAFVGVLPIVAAFVYLQRYWQGGLASGAIK from the coding sequence GTGACCAAGCCCGGCACGAATGCGGTCAGCTTCAGGCGGACGAAAACCCTGAACACCATCGTTCTGTCGCTGTTCCTGATCTATTCGCTGCTGCCGATTTACTACTTGGGCATCTCGACGACGAAGAGCAGCCGAGATTTGTATTCGACGTTCGGCCTGTGGTTTTCATCGGAATTTCACCTCATCGCCAACCTGCAGGAGCTATTTGCCTACGACGGCGGCAGATATCTCCGCTGGATGACTAATTCGATCTTTTATTCCGTGGCTTCGGCCTCGGGTGCGACCCTGATCGCAAGCATGGCGGGGTACGGGCTCTCGCGATACGAATTTGCCGGCAGGCGCCTGCTCGTCGCGATCGTCATCGGCGCCGTGCTGATTCCGCAAACGATCATGGTGATCCCTATCTTTCTCATGCTGGCGAAGATCGGTCTTCTCGATTCAGCCTGGGGCTTCATCTTACCGTCAACGGTCTACGCGCCGGGCGTCTACCTGATGCGTGGCTATATCGACCAAAGCGTGCCGATGGAGCTCATCGAAGCAGCGCGCATGGATGGCGCCAATGAGCTGACGATATTCGCTCGGATCGCCTTGCATCTGATGTCACCCGGTCTGGTAACCGTCTTCCTCCTTTCATTTGTGCATTGCTGGAATAGCTACTTTCTGCCGTTGGTCGTCTTCACCTCGGCCGACAAGTTTCCAATCAATGTCGGCCTCCCAATTTGGTACCAGTACGCAACGCAGGGATCGGGCGGCTCCAGCGGGCAGGGGTTGTTTACCCTGATCCTGACCGGCGCATTTGTCGGCGTCCTGCCGATCGTCGCAGCCTTTGTGTATCTGCAGCGCTATTGGCAGGGCGGCCTCGCCAGCGGCGCGATCAAATGA
- a CDS encoding extracellular solute-binding protein, which translates to MKQTKASIIGRRDILKTMGVSLALPAVSIFPGRARAAEPVTLNMWQWIPDFDTQVELFNKANPNIKLAQLNVGGSAAQSVKLRNVLTAKTGGPDIVMFTYAQVNGFARLGAMADLTPFGAADLKSKFTSYAWNELSKDGKIYGLPLDCAPLVQVYRQDLFEQFNVKVPQNWDEFADAAMKVHAKSPKTFLSNCLFSRGEWTIAQLWQMGWRGIETKGDTISIEMNGKISKDLAKYWQALLDDKLVEAQPGFTTDFFSALDDDRYLEIIAGSWFPNYFRPQARKTAGKWRVAAAPQVKSGNTQTAFGGAAFGVWPDTKHPKEAFETIKWLLTERKPTELYVNKQFLTPTLNELLDDRPLLDTAFEFCGGQKVNEVVFDAAKKILPPVATAPFHDYVLEIMNDELSQAAAGKRKLAEAFDRLQDKLVAFAKDQGFTVKT; encoded by the coding sequence GTGAAGCAGACCAAAGCCAGCATTATCGGTCGCCGAGACATCCTCAAGACAATGGGAGTGAGTCTCGCATTGCCGGCAGTGTCGATTTTTCCTGGAAGAGCTCGAGCAGCGGAGCCGGTGACATTGAACATGTGGCAGTGGATTCCTGACTTCGATACCCAGGTAGAGCTGTTCAATAAAGCCAACCCGAACATCAAGCTGGCGCAGCTCAATGTGGGCGGCTCGGCGGCACAGTCTGTGAAGCTGCGCAACGTCCTCACGGCCAAGACCGGTGGGCCGGATATCGTGATGTTCACCTATGCCCAAGTGAATGGATTCGCCCGACTGGGAGCCATGGCCGATCTCACGCCCTTCGGAGCGGCAGATCTAAAGAGCAAGTTCACGAGCTACGCCTGGAATGAATTGAGCAAGGACGGAAAGATCTACGGCCTTCCCCTCGATTGCGCGCCTTTAGTGCAGGTGTATCGGCAGGATCTATTCGAGCAGTTCAACGTGAAAGTTCCGCAGAATTGGGATGAATTCGCCGATGCGGCCATGAAGGTCCACGCGAAGTCGCCGAAGACCTTCTTATCCAATTGCCTGTTCAGCAGAGGCGAGTGGACCATCGCGCAGCTTTGGCAGATGGGTTGGCGCGGTATCGAGACGAAGGGCGACACGATCAGCATCGAGATGAACGGCAAGATCAGCAAGGATCTTGCAAAGTACTGGCAGGCGCTCCTCGATGACAAACTGGTGGAGGCGCAGCCCGGCTTCACAACCGACTTCTTCTCGGCCCTCGATGACGACCGCTATTTGGAGATCATCGCGGGATCATGGTTCCCCAACTATTTCCGCCCGCAAGCCAGGAAGACGGCTGGGAAGTGGCGGGTGGCGGCGGCCCCGCAGGTCAAGAGCGGCAATACCCAGACGGCTTTTGGCGGCGCCGCTTTCGGCGTGTGGCCTGACACGAAGCACCCGAAGGAAGCGTTCGAGACGATCAAATGGCTGCTCACGGAGCGAAAGCCCACGGAACTGTACGTCAACAAGCAGTTCCTGACGCCGACCCTGAACGAGCTCCTCGACGACCGCCCCTTGTTGGACACGGCCTTTGAGTTCTGCGGCGGACAAAAGGTCAACGAAGTAGTCTTTGACGCCGCGAAGAAGATCCTGCCGCCGGTCGCGACGGCGCCATTCCATGACTACGTGCTCGAAATCATGAACGACGAGCTGAGCCAGGCCGCGGCTGGAAAACGGAAGCTGGCCGAGGCATTCGATCGCCTGCAGGACAAGCTGGTAGCATTCGCGAAAGATCAGGGATTCACCGTGAAGACCTGA
- a CDS encoding DUF1761 domain-containing protein, producing the protein MANVNYLAVLLAGFASFMLGWAWYGGLFKNAWIKSSGITPEKIQEMQRGPNAARALVVTFLSQIVIALAIAVLIEWTGAAGWQQGLGLGLSVWIGFAAPFGLIANIHSGKSLQAFVIDAGYQLIYLALMGVVIGAWR; encoded by the coding sequence ATGGCCAATGTGAACTATCTCGCCGTTCTCCTCGCTGGCTTCGCATCGTTCATGCTGGGTTGGGCCTGGTATGGCGGCCTCTTCAAGAATGCTTGGATTAAATCCAGTGGCATCACGCCGGAAAAGATTCAGGAGATGCAGCGGGGCCCCAATGCGGCGCGTGCCTTGGTGGTGACGTTCCTCTCGCAAATCGTCATCGCATTGGCGATCGCCGTGTTGATCGAATGGACTGGCGCCGCAGGATGGCAGCAGGGGCTCGGGCTCGGTCTCTCCGTCTGGATCGGCTTTGCCGCCCCCTTCGGCCTCATCGCCAACATACATTCCGGTAAATCGCTGCAGGCCTTCGTGATCGATGCCGGCTATCAGCTTATCTATCTGGCGCTCATGGGGGTGGTCATCGGCGCGTGGCGCTAG
- a CDS encoding isovaleryl-CoA dehydrogenase — protein MAANDFPSLDFDLGDTAEMLRDTVRGFAADEIAPRAAEIDRSNAFPMDLWPKLGTLGVLGITVGPEYGGAGMGYLEHCVAMEEISRASASVGLSYGAHSNLCVNQIRINGTEAQRQKYLPKLIQGTHVGALAMSEPGAGSDVVSMRTRAVKKGDRYVLTGSKMWITNGPDADTLVVYAKTDPEAAQRGITAFIIEKGMRGFSTAQKLDKLGMRGSNTCELVFENCEVPEENVLGQVNGGVNVLMSGLDYERAVLAAGPIGIMQACMDAVLPYVHERKQFGQPIGEFQLMQGKLADMYTTMNAAKAYVYAVAKACDRGQTTRKDAAGAILYAAEKATWMALEAIQCLGGNGYINEYPTGRLLRDAKLYEIGAGTSEIRRMLIGRELFKETA, from the coding sequence ATGGCAGCCAATGACTTTCCCAGTCTCGACTTCGATCTGGGCGACACCGCCGAGATGCTGCGCGACACGGTCCGCGGCTTTGCCGCGGACGAGATTGCGCCGAGAGCCGCCGAGATCGACCGCTCGAACGCCTTTCCCATGGATCTCTGGCCCAAGCTCGGCACGCTGGGGGTGCTCGGCATCACCGTCGGGCCGGAGTATGGCGGCGCCGGCATGGGCTATCTGGAGCATTGCGTGGCGATGGAGGAGATCAGCCGGGCATCGGCCTCGGTCGGCCTCTCCTACGGCGCCCATTCCAATCTCTGCGTCAACCAGATCCGCATCAACGGCACCGAGGCGCAACGCCAGAAGTACCTGCCGAAGCTGATCCAGGGGACCCATGTGGGGGCCCTGGCGATGAGCGAGCCCGGAGCCGGCTCCGACGTCGTCAGCATGCGGACCCGGGCGGTCAAGAAGGGCGACCGCTATGTCCTCACCGGCTCGAAGATGTGGATCACCAACGGCCCGGACGCCGATACGCTCGTCGTCTATGCCAAGACCGATCCGGAAGCAGCGCAGCGCGGCATCACCGCCTTCATCATCGAGAAGGGGATGCGGGGCTTCTCTACGGCGCAGAAGCTGGACAAGCTCGGCATGCGCGGCTCGAACACCTGCGAGCTCGTCTTCGAGAACTGCGAGGTGCCCGAGGAGAATGTGCTGGGCCAGGTGAACGGCGGCGTCAACGTGCTGATGAGCGGGCTCGACTATGAACGCGCCGTGCTCGCCGCCGGCCCCATCGGCATCATGCAGGCCTGCATGGACGCGGTGCTTCCTTATGTGCATGAGCGCAAGCAGTTCGGCCAGCCGATCGGCGAGTTCCAGCTGATGCAGGGCAAGCTCGCCGACATGTACACGACGATGAATGCCGCCAAGGCCTATGTCTACGCCGTGGCGAAGGCCTGCGATCGCGGCCAGACCACGCGCAAGGATGCGGCCGGCGCCATCCTTTATGCTGCCGAGAAGGCGACCTGGATGGCGCTCGAGGCGATCCAGTGCCTGGGCGGCAATGGCTACATCAACGAATACCCGACCGGGCGTCTGCTGCGCGATGCGAAGCTATACGAGATCGGCGCCGGCACCTCGGAGATCCGCCGCATGCTGATCGGCCGGGAGCTGTTCAAGGAAACGGCTTAG
- a CDS encoding GYD domain-containing protein yields MPYYLHRIAFTPRSMQALVLKPQDRTPIVKKLFAAHGGKLHQYFFAFGKYDVVIISEFPNNESASAALMTAIGSGALAGGETTVLMTVAEAVKAMKQAKKAKGTYTPPGKGR; encoded by the coding sequence ATGCCTTACTATCTGCACCGCATCGCCTTTACGCCGCGCTCGATGCAGGCGCTGGTGTTGAAGCCGCAGGATCGCACGCCCATCGTCAAGAAGCTGTTTGCCGCCCATGGCGGCAAGCTGCATCAATACTTCTTCGCCTTCGGCAAGTATGACGTGGTGATCATCAGCGAGTTTCCGAACAACGAGAGCGCGTCAGCGGCGTTGATGACGGCCATCGGCTCCGGCGCGCTTGCCGGCGGCGAGACGACGGTGCTGATGACGGTTGCGGAGGCGGTCAAAGCCATGAAGCAAGCCAAGAAGGCCAAGGGCACCTACACCCCGCCCGGCAAGGGTAGGTGA
- a CDS encoding alpha/beta hydrolase → MKQETFRKRHRERRVEAGGLGWGVIQTKGRKGGPTLILVPGTLGTADIFWNQMAALGQHVRIVSLTVPNARTITGLADALAKLMDKLGIAKASLLGSSLGGYLVQHFAARHPERIETLFVANTLIDPTRLRGPSVAEARRMPAKQHLEINQARVRTMPTPDAGFKLMQKALLDAGLRLGAATLKMRVLIVRGGPPVPKLSLPQSRIVTIDSKDDQILPQAELAAVRRRYPKARHVRLPMGGHFPYITRPEIYIELFRRHLIG, encoded by the coding sequence ATGAAGCAAGAGACGTTTCGAAAGCGCCATCGCGAGCGCCGGGTCGAGGCCGGCGGGCTTGGCTGGGGCGTGATCCAGACCAAGGGCCGCAAGGGCGGGCCCACGCTCATTCTGGTTCCCGGCACGCTGGGGACAGCCGACATTTTCTGGAACCAGATGGCCGCCCTCGGCCAGCACGTCCGCATCGTCTCGCTGACCGTACCCAACGCGCGCACCATAACCGGGCTTGCCGACGCGTTGGCCAAGCTCATGGACAAGCTCGGCATCGCCAAAGCCAGTCTGCTCGGCTCCTCGCTCGGAGGCTATCTGGTGCAGCACTTCGCGGCCAGGCACCCAGAGCGGATCGAGACGCTCTTCGTCGCCAACACCCTCATCGATCCCACGCGTCTTCGCGGCCCGTCGGTCGCCGAGGCGCGGCGGATGCCGGCAAAGCAGCACCTAGAGATCAACCAGGCGCGGGTGCGGACCATGCCGACGCCCGATGCCGGCTTCAAGCTCATGCAGAAGGCGCTCCTGGACGCCGGTCTCCGCCTCGGCGCTGCCACCTTGAAGATGCGCGTACTCATCGTGCGCGGCGGGCCGCCGGTGCCGAAGCTGAGCTTACCCCAAAGCCGGATCGTGACCATCGACAGCAAGGACGACCAGATCCTGCCTCAGGCCGAGCTTGCCGCCGTGCGCCGGCGCTATCCGAAGGCGCGGCATGTGCGCCTGCCGATGGGAGGGCACTTTCCCTACATCACCCGCCCCGAGATCTATATCGAGCTATTCCGGCGGCATCTCATCGGCTAA